In a genomic window of Deltaproteobacteria bacterium:
- the recO gene encoding DNA repair protein RecO, producing the protein MRMEFSEDVVVLRVGTFREADCWVRFFSPGHGLLSGFAFGGRRSRRRFAGCLDPLSLVRFRVSQDRRREYYCLEEGTLLHGFSGLKTDLKKLGMVSNCVRFVESLDLTPDGYASVYALLREMLETLDDPGEASWFLPVLFRAKITFAQGYQPDLESCRECGRPLDAFARAVFSVRDGGLYCLRCPSGTGQKISLSRETLRLLATLAQTGPGEWAGWLPPARVREECGHLVDAFVQCHLGLTCDGNRFARC; encoded by the coding sequence ATGCGCATGGAATTTTCCGAGGACGTGGTGGTGCTCCGGGTGGGCACGTTCCGTGAGGCGGACTGCTGGGTCCGCTTTTTTTCACCCGGACATGGGCTGTTGAGTGGCTTCGCCTTTGGGGGGCGCCGCAGTCGCAGACGGTTCGCGGGATGCTTGGACCCGCTGTCCCTGGTTCGTTTCCGAGTCAGCCAGGACAGACGCCGGGAATATTATTGCCTGGAGGAAGGGACGCTCCTGCACGGATTTTCCGGGCTCAAGACTGATTTGAAGAAGCTGGGAATGGTCAGCAACTGTGTTCGTTTCGTCGAATCCCTGGACCTGACGCCGGATGGGTACGCGTCGGTGTACGCGTTGCTGCGGGAAATGCTCGAAACCTTGGATGACCCCGGCGAGGCATCCTGGTTTTTGCCCGTCCTGTTTCGGGCCAAGATAACCTTTGCCCAGGGCTATCAGCCGGACCTGGAGAGTTGCCGAGAATGCGGCCGACCGCTGGACGCCTTTGCCCGCGCTGTTTTTTCCGTGCGCGACGGCGGTTTGTACTGTCTGCGCTGCCCCTCCGGGACGGGTCAGAAAATTTCACTTTCGCGGGAAACCCTACGCCTGCTCGCGACCCTGGCCCAAACCGGACCAGGGGAATGGGCGGGGTGGCTTCCTCCGGCCAGGGTGCGGGAGGAATGTGGTCATCTCGTGGATGCCTTTGTTCAA